In the Xiamenia xianingshaonis genome, one interval contains:
- a CDS encoding prenyltransferase produces MMLQLAAPHTWPAAILPCFVAYAAASVATSPSLVMACVLLAICILMQSAVNAFNDYYDFVKEADSADDNVDPTDAVLVYNNVNPKHALALAVGLLVAAFALGAYVIWVAGLIPLAIGCIGALFVVCYSAGKTPISYLPLGEVASGVVMGGLIPLACYQALTGTFSWLALLWAAPTVIGVGLIMMTNNTCDIEKDVEAKRHTLPVVLGRARAVRTYHALIVAWFAAIVALTAAWFSKGLIVCVFMVLAGWPIAKALWNNPLVAASRIGAMGQIASLNVVLGAFYGAAVLACA; encoded by the coding sequence ATGATGCTGCAGTTGGCGGCACCCCACACCTGGCCGGCCGCCATTCTCCCCTGTTTCGTGGCGTATGCCGCAGCGTCGGTTGCGACAAGCCCGTCCCTGGTCATGGCGTGCGTGCTCTTGGCTATCTGCATTCTCATGCAATCGGCCGTCAACGCGTTCAACGACTACTATGACTTCGTGAAGGAAGCCGATTCGGCCGACGACAACGTGGATCCTACCGACGCCGTGCTCGTGTACAACAACGTGAACCCGAAACATGCCCTTGCGCTCGCCGTCGGGCTGCTGGTCGCCGCGTTTGCGCTCGGCGCTTACGTCATCTGGGTTGCCGGGTTGATTCCGCTTGCCATCGGATGCATCGGCGCGCTGTTCGTCGTGTGCTACTCGGCGGGCAAGACGCCCATCTCGTATCTGCCGCTTGGCGAGGTCGCAAGCGGCGTGGTCATGGGCGGGCTCATTCCGCTGGCGTGCTACCAGGCGCTGACCGGCACGTTTTCTTGGCTCGCGCTGCTGTGGGCCGCCCCGACCGTCATCGGCGTGGGGCTCATCATGATGACGAACAACACCTGCGACATCGAGAAGGACGTCGAAGCGAAGCGGCACACGCTGCCGGTCGTGCTGGGGCGGGCGCGGGCCGTGCGCACCTACCATGCGCTCATTGTCGCATGGTTTGCAGCCATCGTCGCGCTGACGGCTGCCTGGTTTTCAAAAGGCCTGATCGTTTGCGTGTTCATGGTGCTTGCCGGCTGGCCGATCGCCAAGGCGCTGTGGAACAATCCGCTCGTCGCGGCAAGCCGTATCGGCGCGATGGGCCAGATCGCCAGCTTGAACGTCGTGCTCGGGGCATTCTACGGGGCCGCCGTTCTCGCCTGCGCCTAA
- a CDS encoding molybdopterin-containing oxidoreductase family protein produces the protein MTKSNLTRRSFVKVSALAGAATAIGASMAGCMSESAPAPEEPAKETTATAESEPAEDSKAGLTKMRTSCHGCIQMCPAIAYLKDGVVVKLEGDPEAPVSRGSLCIKGLNQLHTMYSPRRVLHPLRRAGERGENKWEVISWDEAITEAATHIKDAIDKYGNYAFFASVGGGGSYSFMEAMTLPMAFGSPTVFEPGCAQCYLPRWALSKLFYGGDDQSIADNAVQEIFKPEDNQTEVVVIWGAQPSVSETAESGRGMAELRAAGVKTVVVDPNFSPDAVKADVWLPVRPGSDTKLLLSWFRYIFENKLYDEEFTKYWTNLPFLIDMDEKSERYKLPVLAQDIFPDFKQTTPENTPAYVCFDLKTNKVAPFEYSAPADATVDPEIFWAGEYEGKSYKTAGQIYKEEADPWTLEKTAEECWLQADKIEEAIKLYVENNGGIANGVASDMTESASQVPLGCMGLDSIMGRINKPGVTMTQKGGGYFAAESETGETKSIRPVTYNNGFGGMFSDMYGIGAVIGLSDAQNEERIKAMAETNGEMQKRHNQLLIDRLGMKDHKGLYAWCHSHIPTVRNAIATGEPFKPRVWFDMSGNKLAMLGNAKSWYEVFPEVDYIIGQYPMLTSFHIEACDLVFPLREWLEEPMVNMTQLDTQWLQNECTHIGETVSHSIPAAQVVNKCREMWGGEIPGGLMPGLLASATEAEVKQGVADTLGAPDWETLQANTDEYVPFVTPNYWNYGQHEQICDEDGLPSGFATESRKIETYCQMLIKMARTGYPYCYPEPQEACADYSPICCAIEPAESPMESAEGYDAEYPFVLTSGRVPYFHHGTMRHAPFSRELFPTAEIRINPASAKELGIEHMDWVKVTSRRGEVHARAYLTEGVNPKTVWMERFWNPECYDASQANPTGGWLECNVNVLTKNDAPFNEVYGSYTNRGFTVKIEKSTRPENIWVEPEEFAPFLPTSEMLAEPQTKDVF, from the coding sequence ATGACGAAATCCAACTTGACGCGCAGAAGCTTCGTCAAGGTGTCCGCACTGGCGGGCGCGGCGACCGCCATCGGCGCGTCCATGGCCGGGTGCATGTCGGAAAGCGCGCCCGCGCCAGAAGAGCCTGCCAAAGAAACGACCGCAACCGCCGAGTCCGAGCCGGCCGAAGACAGCAAGGCCGGCCTCACGAAGATGCGCACGAGCTGCCACGGCTGCATCCAGATGTGCCCGGCCATCGCGTACCTGAAAGACGGCGTCGTCGTGAAGCTCGAAGGCGACCCGGAGGCTCCGGTGTCCCGCGGCTCTCTGTGCATCAAGGGCTTGAACCAGCTGCACACCATGTACAGCCCGCGCCGCGTGCTGCATCCTTTGCGCCGTGCCGGCGAGCGTGGCGAGAACAAGTGGGAAGTCATCAGCTGGGACGAGGCCATCACCGAGGCGGCCACCCACATCAAAGACGCCATCGACAAGTACGGCAACTACGCCTTCTTTGCCAGCGTCGGCGGCGGCGGCTCCTACTCGTTCATGGAAGCCATGACCCTGCCGATGGCCTTCGGCTCCCCGACGGTGTTCGAGCCTGGCTGCGCGCAGTGCTACTTGCCCCGCTGGGCCCTGTCAAAGCTCTTCTACGGCGGCGACGACCAGTCCATCGCCGACAACGCTGTGCAGGAGATCTTCAAGCCTGAAGACAACCAGACCGAAGTCGTCGTCATCTGGGGCGCCCAGCCTTCCGTGTCCGAGACCGCCGAGTCCGGCCGCGGCATGGCCGAGCTGCGCGCCGCGGGCGTGAAGACGGTCGTCGTCGACCCCAACTTCTCGCCCGACGCCGTGAAGGCCGACGTGTGGCTGCCGGTTCGTCCTGGCTCCGACACGAAGCTGCTGCTTTCCTGGTTCCGCTACATCTTCGAGAACAAGCTCTACGACGAAGAGTTCACGAAGTACTGGACGAACCTGCCCTTCCTCATCGACATGGACGAGAAGTCCGAGCGCTACAAGCTGCCCGTGCTTGCGCAGGACATCTTCCCGGACTTCAAGCAGACCACGCCGGAAAACACGCCGGCCTACGTGTGCTTCGACCTGAAGACGAACAAGGTCGCGCCGTTCGAATATTCCGCGCCCGCCGACGCCACCGTCGATCCGGAAATCTTCTGGGCAGGCGAATACGAAGGCAAGTCCTACAAGACTGCCGGCCAGATCTACAAAGAAGAGGCCGATCCCTGGACGCTTGAGAAGACCGCCGAGGAATGCTGGCTGCAGGCCGACAAGATCGAAGAGGCCATCAAGCTCTACGTCGAGAACAACGGCGGCATCGCCAACGGCGTGGCCTCCGACATGACCGAGTCTGCTTCGCAGGTGCCGCTTGGCTGCATGGGCCTCGACTCCATCATGGGCCGCATCAACAAGCCCGGCGTGACCATGACGCAGAAGGGCGGCGGCTACTTCGCTGCCGAGTCCGAAACCGGCGAGACCAAGTCCATCCGCCCCGTCACCTATAACAACGGCTTCGGCGGCATGTTCTCCGACATGTACGGCATCGGCGCCGTCATCGGCCTGTCCGACGCCCAGAACGAAGAGCGCATCAAGGCCATGGCCGAAACGAACGGCGAGATGCAGAAGCGCCACAACCAGCTGCTCATCGACCGCTTGGGCATGAAGGACCACAAGGGTCTCTACGCCTGGTGCCATTCCCACATCCCCACGGTGCGCAACGCCATTGCCACCGGCGAGCCGTTCAAGCCGCGCGTGTGGTTCGACATGTCCGGCAACAAGCTGGCCATGCTCGGCAACGCGAAGTCGTGGTATGAGGTGTTCCCCGAGGTCGACTACATCATCGGCCAGTACCCGATGCTCACGTCGTTCCACATCGAGGCGTGCGACCTGGTCTTCCCGCTGCGCGAGTGGCTGGAAGAGCCCATGGTGAACATGACGCAGCTCGACACCCAGTGGCTGCAGAACGAGTGCACGCACATCGGCGAGACGGTGTCGCACTCCATTCCGGCGGCCCAGGTCGTCAACAAGTGCCGCGAGATGTGGGGCGGCGAGATCCCCGGCGGCCTCATGCCCGGCCTGCTCGCCAGCGCCACCGAAGCCGAAGTGAAGCAGGGCGTGGCCGACACGCTCGGCGCTCCGGACTGGGAGACGCTGCAGGCCAACACCGACGAATACGTGCCGTTCGTGACGCCGAACTATTGGAACTACGGCCAGCACGAGCAGATCTGCGACGAGGACGGCCTGCCGTCCGGCTTCGCCACCGAATCGCGCAAGATCGAAACCTACTGCCAGATGCTCATCAAGATGGCCCGCACGGGGTATCCGTACTGCTATCCCGAGCCGCAGGAAGCCTGCGCGGACTACAGCCCCATCTGCTGCGCTATCGAGCCGGCTGAAAGCCCGATGGAATCGGCCGAGGGCTACGACGCCGAGTATCCCTTCGTGCTCACGTCCGGCCGTGTGCCGTACTTCCACCATGGCACGATGCGCCATGCGCCGTTCAGCCGCGAGCTGTTCCCCACGGCCGAGATCCGCATCAACCCGGCCAGCGCCAAGGAGCTCGGCATCGAGCACATGGACTGGGTCAAGGTCACGAGCCGTCGCGGCGAAGTGCATGCCCGCGCGTATCTGACCGAAGGCGTGAACCCCAAGACCGTGTGGATGGAGCGCTTCTGGAATCCCGAGTGCTACGACGCCTCGCAGGCCAACCCCACTGGCGGCTGGCTCGAGTGCAACGTCAACGTGCTCACGAAGAACGACGCCCCGTTCAACGAGGTGTACGGGTCCTACACCAACCGCGGCTTCACGGTGAAGATCGAGAAGTCGACGCGTCCCGAGAACATTTGGGTCGAGCCTGAAGAATTCGCCCCGTTCCTGCCGACGAGTGAGATGCTTGCCGAACCTCAGACGAAGGATGTGTTCTAA
- a CDS encoding helix-turn-helix transcriptional regulator — protein sequence MKEGPLQRLVSACPILPFLSLGLWMADTHLMSSGTVWLSDTEMNGENISTLFVTLTLSFAFLLLFSVFSPPRVAKALAMPRAVVAGGIVASLGCFIVIAIGPYYLMPVLPYEVIRALFYMSGVLGGLGLGVLCLHCGSLYSGLPPIRMTTYTALSFSLVAVSFFVVVGGPEWAPIKGGPSLIGIIVFVGSPLVAALLSVLPANLDNAVRPQAKDPLRSSGRTDLPVSFSKLMAVVFVFSLIMYTVRSATVQHAPVENTAGDTSVVMELLLFLTIGMAGFVAATGGARLNFGRIYSVVMVVSVALVSCLPMVSALPLDLIRVNAFLCYLFELFLWCVLSIIAYQRNVAALRVFGLGFGCYLAGSGVGWLFGSRVFGELLSAFGDTIPYMTMAFAVLACAFLIFSERELDLLFGSGGDVPSLEDLISREVEQAEASEASEPVETQIVHKGLFQEATQAIAASYGLSPRETDVLRCLARGYDANATAEKLHISWNTVRTHTRNLYTKLDVHSQQELIGLVDEARHSVEDEA from the coding sequence GTGAAAGAAGGACCGCTTCAGAGGCTGGTGTCCGCCTGTCCCATCCTGCCTTTCTTGTCGTTGGGCCTGTGGATGGCGGACACGCATCTGATGAGCAGCGGCACCGTGTGGCTGTCCGACACGGAAATGAACGGCGAGAACATTTCTACCTTGTTCGTGACGCTCACGCTGTCTTTTGCGTTTCTGCTGCTGTTTTCCGTTTTCAGCCCCCCGCGCGTCGCCAAAGCGCTTGCGATGCCGCGAGCTGTCGTGGCTGGCGGCATCGTGGCGTCTTTGGGCTGCTTCATCGTCATCGCCATCGGGCCGTACTATCTCATGCCGGTGCTGCCGTACGAAGTGATACGGGCGCTGTTCTATATGAGCGGCGTTCTAGGCGGCCTGGGACTTGGCGTGCTGTGCCTGCACTGCGGATCGCTCTACAGCGGCCTGCCTCCCATTCGCATGACCACCTACACGGCACTGTCGTTTTCGCTGGTGGCCGTCAGTTTCTTCGTGGTTGTCGGAGGTCCGGAGTGGGCGCCGATCAAAGGCGGGCCGTCGCTTATCGGCATTATCGTGTTCGTGGGAAGTCCGCTTGTTGCAGCGCTGCTTTCCGTGCTGCCCGCCAACCTCGACAATGCGGTGCGGCCCCAGGCCAAAGACCCGCTTCGAAGCAGCGGGCGCACCGACCTGCCGGTGTCGTTTTCCAAGCTCATGGCGGTCGTGTTCGTGTTTTCGCTCATCATGTACACGGTGCGGTCCGCCACCGTGCAGCATGCGCCCGTTGAAAACACCGCCGGCGACACGAGCGTCGTCATGGAGCTGTTGTTGTTTTTGACCATCGGCATGGCTGGATTCGTCGCGGCCACCGGCGGCGCGCGCCTCAATTTCGGGCGCATCTATTCGGTCGTCATGGTGGTGAGCGTCGCGCTCGTGTCGTGCCTGCCGATGGTGTCCGCGCTGCCGCTCGACCTCATCAGGGTCAACGCGTTTCTCTGCTACCTGTTCGAGCTGTTCTTGTGGTGCGTGCTTTCCATCATCGCCTACCAGCGCAACGTGGCCGCTCTGCGGGTGTTCGGCCTGGGATTCGGCTGCTATCTGGCTGGCAGCGGCGTCGGGTGGCTCTTCGGGTCTCGAGTGTTCGGCGAGCTGTTGAGCGCGTTCGGCGACACCATCCCGTACATGACCATGGCGTTCGCCGTGCTGGCCTGCGCGTTTCTTATTTTTTCCGAACGGGAGCTCGACTTGCTGTTCGGGTCGGGCGGCGACGTGCCCTCCCTTGAGGACCTGATCAGCCGCGAAGTCGAGCAGGCCGAGGCAAGCGAGGCGTCCGAGCCGGTAGAGACGCAGATCGTGCACAAGGGGCTGTTCCAAGAGGCCACCCAGGCCATCGCTGCGTCGTACGGGCTCTCTCCGCGCGAAACCGACGTGCTGCGCTGTCTTGCGCGAGGCTACGACGCGAACGCAACGGCCGAGAAGCTGCACATCTCATGGAACACCGTGCGCACCCACACGCGCAACCTGTACACGAAGCTCGACGTGCATTCCCAGCAAGAGCTCATCGGGCTGGTAGACGAGGCGCGGCACTCCGTGGAAGACGAGGCGTAA
- a CDS encoding phenylacetate--CoA ligase family protein: MIDKQEALKALRTQDYSFFPIHNPAVECASRERIRAIQLAKLIEQVAWTYERVPWYREKMDAMGVSPADIKTLDDVRKLPFTDKSALRDTFPYGLFAVPLDEVVELHASSGTTGKPIVVGYNAHDMDMWADCIARLVQMAGVVPSDRAQMAFGYGMFTGGFGLHYGLQSLGCMMIPAGSGNTERHIAMIEDYGTTVLIATPSYALHVCEVGEQIGYDWSKSPLRVGLFGGEPCPPNLKEEIESRMHIICTDNYGLTEVMGPGVSGECLASRDMQHIAEDHFLWEVVDPETGEPVPDGEMGELVLTPLGKQAIPVLRYRTHDLTRVTTEPCACGRTTARMQKVRSRCDDMLIIRGTNVFPSQIEDVLAGIEGLTPHYRIVVDNETGLDRLTLHVELKPEAFSDSFEQMDAFRASIAEKLKSVLLVGVIVRLVEPGGIERSFGKTKHVEDKRRS, from the coding sequence GTGATCGACAAACAAGAAGCGCTGAAGGCGCTGCGAACGCAGGACTACTCGTTTTTCCCCATTCACAACCCGGCCGTCGAATGCGCCAGCAGGGAGCGCATCCGTGCCATCCAGCTGGCGAAGCTCATCGAACAGGTGGCGTGGACCTACGAGCGCGTGCCGTGGTACCGCGAGAAGATGGACGCGATGGGAGTGTCGCCCGCCGACATCAAGACGCTCGACGACGTGCGCAAGCTGCCTTTCACGGACAAGTCGGCGCTGCGCGACACGTTCCCGTACGGCCTGTTCGCCGTGCCGCTCGACGAAGTGGTGGAGCTGCATGCCTCGTCGGGCACCACCGGCAAGCCCATCGTGGTCGGCTACAACGCTCACGACATGGACATGTGGGCCGACTGCATCGCGCGACTGGTGCAGATGGCGGGCGTCGTGCCGTCAGACCGGGCGCAGATGGCGTTCGGCTACGGCATGTTCACCGGCGGCTTCGGGTTGCACTACGGCTTGCAAAGCCTCGGATGCATGATGATTCCCGCCGGTTCGGGCAACACCGAGCGCCACATCGCGATGATCGAAGACTACGGCACCACCGTGCTCATCGCCACGCCGTCGTATGCGCTGCACGTGTGCGAGGTGGGCGAGCAGATCGGCTACGACTGGTCGAAGTCGCCGCTGCGCGTGGGGCTGTTTGGCGGCGAGCCGTGCCCGCCGAACCTGAAAGAGGAAATAGAGTCGCGGATGCACATCATCTGCACCGACAACTACGGGCTGACCGAGGTTATGGGGCCAGGCGTGTCGGGCGAGTGCCTGGCCAGCCGCGACATGCAGCACATCGCCGAAGACCATTTCCTGTGGGAAGTGGTCGATCCGGAGACGGGCGAGCCGGTGCCGGACGGCGAGATGGGCGAGCTGGTGCTCACGCCGCTTGGCAAGCAGGCCATCCCGGTGCTGCGCTATCGCACGCACGACCTGACGCGCGTTACCACCGAGCCGTGCGCCTGCGGGCGCACCACGGCCCGCATGCAGAAGGTGCGCAGCCGCTGCGACGACATGCTCATCATCCGCGGCACGAACGTGTTCCCGAGCCAGATCGAAGACGTGCTGGCAGGCATCGAAGGCCTCACGCCGCACTATCGTATTGTCGTGGACAACGAGACGGGGCTCGATCGCCTGACGCTGCACGTCGAGCTGAAGCCCGAGGCGTTTTCGGATTCGTTTGAGCAGATGGATGCGTTCCGCGCGTCCATCGCCGAAAAGCTGAAGAGCGTGCTGCTCGTTGGCGTGATAGTGCGACTTGTCGAGCCGGGCGGCATCGAGCGCAGTTTCGGCAAGACGAAGCACGTCGAGGACAAGCGCCGCTCGTAG
- a CDS encoding 4Fe-4S dicluster domain-containing protein, which translates to MKNCLVIDLDRCSGCDSCVAACKLENEIDLGVKFTRVSAVGPTGTFPDIEMYWLPMQCQQCENPGCIEVCPTGASYRDEATGVVLVNADDCIGCETCLTGCPYNVRTLNPNTNVIEKCTLCFQRRGDEAGWEPACVHNCCCGARMFGDLDDPESVVSKAIAAAGEENVHHIYDPASLAPTTAYILHEKTAAWVEEPEEVERYEKK; encoded by the coding sequence ATGAAAAACTGCCTGGTAATCGATCTGGACCGCTGCTCGGGCTGCGACAGCTGCGTGGCGGCGTGCAAACTGGAAAACGAAATCGACCTCGGCGTGAAGTTCACTCGCGTGAGCGCCGTCGGTCCCACCGGCACCTTCCCGGACATCGAGATGTACTGGCTGCCCATGCAGTGCCAGCAGTGTGAAAATCCCGGCTGTATCGAAGTGTGCCCGACCGGCGCGTCGTATCGCGACGAGGCCACCGGCGTGGTGCTGGTGAACGCCGACGACTGCATCGGCTGCGAGACCTGCCTGACCGGCTGCCCCTACAACGTGCGCACGCTGAACCCGAACACCAACGTGATCGAGAAATGCACGCTGTGCTTCCAGCGTCGCGGCGACGAGGCTGGCTGGGAGCCCGCCTGCGTGCACAACTGCTGCTGCGGAGCCCGCATGTTCGGCGACCTGGACGATCCCGAGTCCGTCGTGTCGAAGGCCATCGCTGCCGCCGGCGAAGAGAACGTCCATCACATCTACGACCCCGCGTCCCTCGCGCCCACCACGGCCTACATTCTGCATGAGAAGACGGCCGCCTGGGTCGAGGAGCCCGAAGAGGTCGAGCGCTACGAGAAGAAGTAG
- a CDS encoding TorD/DmsD family molecular chaperone, producing the protein MADEEILASGEASEPQTDAELIEQIIGALRGRAAFYDLLAAIYFRPLTAEQIENIAGLDVSAYADMNELFADGWNDVTRYLRKRHSGTRQELAVDFTSAFAGTSSWKGRYAVPYESVHTSAEGLMFQDSYHEVFTLYRQNRVERAAGYDYPDDHLSFMCEFMAILSERIIEALEQNDVEAAAEQVKISRDFLADHILSWFDSLQDLALLLLETRFYRGILKISKGFFQEDAELLDSILAELADQAVEEGE; encoded by the coding sequence ATGGCCGATGAAGAGATTCTTGCTTCCGGGGAGGCCAGCGAGCCTCAAACGGATGCCGAGCTGATCGAGCAGATCATAGGAGCCCTTCGCGGCCGAGCCGCCTTCTATGACTTGCTGGCAGCCATCTATTTCAGGCCGCTGACGGCCGAGCAGATCGAGAACATCGCCGGCCTGGACGTGTCGGCCTATGCCGACATGAACGAGCTGTTCGCCGACGGCTGGAACGACGTGACGCGCTATCTGCGCAAACGCCACAGCGGCACGCGGCAAGAGCTGGCCGTCGACTTCACGTCTGCCTTTGCCGGCACCTCTTCGTGGAAGGGCCGCTACGCCGTGCCCTACGAGTCGGTGCACACGAGCGCCGAAGGGCTCATGTTCCAGGATTCCTATCACGAGGTGTTCACCCTGTACCGGCAAAACCGCGTGGAGCGGGCGGCCGGCTACGACTACCCGGACGACCACCTGTCGTTCATGTGCGAGTTCATGGCCATCCTGTCGGAGCGCATCATCGAAGCGCTTGAGCAGAACGACGTGGAAGCGGCCGCCGAGCAGGTCAAGATTTCGCGAGACTTCCTGGCCGACCACATCCTGTCGTGGTTCGATTCGCTGCAGGACCTGGCGCTTTTGCTGTTGGAAACGCGCTTTTACCGGGGCATTCTGAAAATCAGCAAGGGCTTTTTCCAGGAAGATGCCGAGCTGCTTGACAGCATTCTCGCCGAACTGGCCGACCAGGCCGTCGAAGAGGGGGAGTAA
- a CDS encoding ferric reductase-like transmembrane domain-containing protein → MEFALIMIGTVVACALLRNPIHKAPMVFYALAVGIDVLFVACSYFEVPRWLWLAMFELIQTCMLPLAMFVLVMYIGCFKKGSKPYTWFKPIRAELSIIAWILSLGHCVVYLMSYMPRVTSGAAVTSNVMAAFVLAIVILILLIVLGVTSFGFVKKAMKTETWKKVQKLAYPFFGLVYVHLLLMLGPSAMRGGQAAIVSVAVYSVVFGVYLVWRVARALSDKRAGGPAGASVASASFDEPLEA, encoded by the coding sequence ATGGAATTCGCCTTGATCATGATCGGCACCGTCGTCGCCTGCGCCCTTCTGCGCAACCCCATTCACAAGGCGCCGATGGTGTTTTACGCGTTGGCGGTGGGCATCGACGTTCTGTTCGTGGCCTGCTCGTATTTTGAGGTGCCGCGGTGGCTGTGGCTCGCCATGTTCGAGCTCATACAGACCTGCATGCTGCCGCTGGCCATGTTCGTCCTGGTCATGTACATCGGCTGCTTCAAAAAGGGGAGCAAGCCCTACACGTGGTTCAAGCCCATCCGCGCCGAGCTGTCCATCATCGCGTGGATCTTGTCGCTTGGGCACTGCGTGGTCTATCTCATGTCGTACATGCCGCGCGTCACTTCAGGCGCCGCGGTGACCTCGAACGTCATGGCGGCCTTCGTGCTTGCCATCGTCATTTTGATCCTGCTCATCGTGCTGGGCGTCACGAGCTTCGGCTTCGTGAAGAAGGCCATGAAGACCGAGACGTGGAAGAAGGTGCAAAAGCTCGCCTATCCGTTCTTTGGGCTGGTGTACGTGCACCTGCTGCTCATGCTCGGGCCTTCGGCCATGCGCGGCGGCCAGGCGGCCATCGTGTCGGTGGCCGTGTATTCGGTCGTGTTCGGCGTGTACCTCGTGTGGCGCGTCGCCCGCGCGCTGTCCGACAAGCGGGCCGGCGGACCGGCAGGCGCGTCGGTTGCGTCCGCCTCGTTCGACGAGCCGCTTGAGGCGTAA
- a CDS encoding ACT domain-containing protein: MSVQQISVFVQSQPGHLLRILEAFESSHVSVRGYCASDTGDYGIVRFIVDDPARGLAVLQEQGAAAAMTEVLCVKLEDRPGELARVAAVFAEKGINVTYGYSLISTYIALKVDDVAHAKELLADTSVETVSQADLAALERE; this comes from the coding sequence ATGAGCGTGCAACAGATCAGCGTGTTCGTCCAAAGCCAGCCGGGGCACTTGCTGCGCATTTTGGAGGCGTTCGAATCGTCTCACGTCAGCGTGCGCGGCTACTGCGCGTCGGACACCGGCGACTACGGCATCGTGCGCTTCATCGTCGACGACCCGGCCCGCGGCCTTGCCGTTTTGCAGGAGCAGGGAGCGGCCGCGGCCATGACCGAGGTGCTGTGCGTCAAGCTGGAAGATCGTCCGGGCGAGCTTGCCCGCGTGGCCGCCGTGTTCGCGGAAAAGGGCATCAACGTGACGTACGGCTATTCGCTCATTTCCACCTACATCGCGCTGAAGGTCGACGACGTGGCGCATGCCAAAGAGCTTTTGGCCGACACGTCGGTCGAGACGGTGTCCCAGGCCGATCTTGCGGCGCTGGAACGCGAATAG
- the gluQRS gene encoding tRNA glutamyl-Q(34) synthetase GluQRS — protein sequence MGSGRPVKGRFAPSPTGRMHAGNVYAALVAWLVAKSAGGTMVLRIEDLDRERSKPRYIDQVQRDFEALGLTWDEGPYFQHGRDEAYRDAFHLLQERGLVYPCYCTRADLKAASAPHFGEKAVYPGTCRNLSPDARREREEAGRMPAWRLAVPDDAVAFDDAFQGAYAQNLASECGDFVVRRSDGLFAYQLAVVVDDAEQGVTSVVRGVDLLCSTPQQIHLGRLLGAAEPPRYGHVPLFVGPDGRRLSKRHKDADLEALLAVYGSPEAVIGRIAHKSGLAPTDEPTTPENLLHIFDEKEYRAHVCGSISISW from the coding sequence ATGGGAAGCGGACGGCCGGTGAAGGGGCGGTTCGCGCCGTCGCCGACGGGAAGGATGCACGCAGGCAACGTGTATGCGGCACTCGTCGCGTGGCTTGTTGCCAAGTCGGCCGGCGGCACGATGGTGCTGCGCATCGAGGATTTGGACCGGGAGCGGTCGAAGCCCCGCTACATCGACCAGGTGCAGCGCGATTTCGAAGCGCTGGGCCTTACCTGGGACGAAGGGCCGTATTTCCAGCACGGCCGCGACGAAGCCTACCGCGATGCCTTCCACCTGCTGCAGGAGCGCGGGCTGGTATATCCCTGCTATTGCACGCGGGCCGACTTAAAAGCGGCCTCGGCGCCGCATTTCGGCGAAAAGGCGGTCTATCCTGGCACGTGCCGCAACCTCTCGCCAGACGCGCGGCGCGAACGCGAAGAGGCCGGCCGCATGCCGGCGTGGCGGCTGGCGGTGCCGGACGATGCCGTTGCGTTCGACGACGCGTTTCAGGGAGCGTACGCTCAAAACCTCGCAAGCGAATGCGGCGACTTCGTGGTGCGAAGATCCGACGGCCTGTTCGCCTATCAGCTGGCCGTCGTCGTGGACGACGCCGAGCAAGGTGTCACGTCGGTGGTGCGCGGCGTCGACCTGCTGTGCTCCACGCCCCAGCAAATACACCTGGGGCGCCTGCTGGGCGCGGCCGAGCCGCCGCGCTATGGGCACGTGCCGCTGTTCGTCGGGCCCGACGGCAGGCGCCTGTCCAAGCGCCACAAGGACGCCGACCTGGAAGCCCTGCTGGCGGTATACGGATCGCCAGAAGCCGTGATCGGCCGCATTGCGCACAAAAGCGGCTTGGCACCGACCGACGAGCCGACCACGCCCGAAAATCTGCTGCATATTTTCGACGAAAAAGAGTATCGGGCGCACGTTTGCGGCTCAATAAGTATAAGCTGGTAA